A window of the Cutaneotrichosporon cavernicola HIS019 DNA, chromosome: 6 genome harbors these coding sequences:
- the ATG4 gene encoding uncharacterized protein (Peptidase family C54): MWWPTNETASMSGMDSPQRRDSYLTASSQASSSRSHSPLPIDAAGGGKPRRKLSLFRPHHRGRSTPSSTVSGPEDEDDEWLLEGGTNNGRVDPDASMGREASALSRSIDTLSIESVRAAPRVEKRDGRGKRLAKKTSRLFHRAAGSNSSSNSHNDDALAHAPPSAASNLPIPLAGRQSSFSSSASSNETGASRKWGSLARVHSRESPIHRSSGESSQPSSWQYHSTTTVRRASSSTNEDSTHGMNIQTLRPRESSGQLSQFSTSAPQTARPLMLQPPPNARSQAAGGRGWFSNLLGSGEQTGSPQQQDVTATPPSPLRKGPGFLTGAFAAVRNKAANGLRTLVDSEAQPDHCQEAMWVMGVAHPGWTPVSDDPFYSDSHASGELSSPWAARLKEGSGTLSTPPTKLSTIFGSSFNIAAQAEGPSTPSPDAAARYRKDKAKEKDMLKWPEQFYDDFRSRVWCTYRSNYAPILPFQKHTLLPTPRAYYGAFSISDHSLPSPPSNLPAAGRGGWLRGETYYTSDSGWGCMLRTGQSMLANALIHVHLGRGWRLPQERPKLHPETPLELAELEAYATHVRILSWFLDDPSPLCPFSVHRMAMIGKELGKEVGQWFGPSTAAGALKSLANSFPICGLSVVSAQDGIIYKSDVYAASNATTDGWEPVSPRKARPTSVHRSSWGNQAVLILVATRLGLDNVNPVYYDSVKSMFTWPQSVGIAGGRPDSSYYFVASQANHLFYLDPHYTRPAVPPRVPPLSAATSEPIRRDSWSDPPLEEDEDNEAEGAPQSPTLSSKSGHSIPVVGVVDVDRVEESPARIKRSRRLTPMQQPLRIDPQTPPRTTNPPSPTTPTLSAPRHSGSVHASPAPSRQAAHSSIPSSVASSLRARLPVDPQTQWYASAYSEDKLRTFHCDRVKKLPLSGLDPSMLLGFLVQSEVEFDDFCDRVAKLPQKIFAVQDELQAWSDDEDGALESVSEGISGTEMDSDDEDHEDVANVSEVLSEGGVEIDEFGRVGPTSARSATFPSLPAWTARGRVTGAAALGGDSTPDASPDTTLDMSMEDSDDEAERIPTLTARPSLATIPRKPSYSSDVPTVKGHMRGASTSAVPRPSHSRGTSMSVNVLAHRRTASAQPSPHSRTSSMSGSGSGGSRSGSRGHSRRGSSPPLPFGPSPVVTARRPPPISVPDGSMILPPPRSVSLTAPTNTRRVESVDTSGIPRVLDPDNGGSTEELVAVRPSLEFGDETETLETTGAKTPDEDESPIRYEDRQSRRTSERVEIDSPPVSRPEPPLSPPDAPMSLPRSQAQILPRSHTQETVMPRSATQETVRQLPRGASQRFYDEEWEEDERDEGSDWDVSPSKKGALDTVREK, from the exons ATGTGGTGGCCCACAAATGAG ACCGCCTCA ATGAGTGGCATGGACTCGCCGCAGAGGCGTGATTCTTATCTCACCGCGTCCAGCCaggcctcgtcgtcacgcTCCCATTCCCCACTCCCAATCGATGCCGCGGGTGGCGGCAAGCCGCGCCGTAAGCTAAGCCTGTTCCGACCACACCATCGCGGGCGCTCGACCCCATCCTCAACGGTGTCTGGACCcgaagacgaagacgacgaaTGGCTCCTTGAGGGCGGCACGAACAATGGGCGCGTCGACCCCGATGCGTCCATGGGGCGCGAGGCCAGCGCCCTCTCACGCTCCATCGACACTCTCTCTATCGAGAGCGTACGGGCCGCCCCACGAGTTGAGAAGCGCGACGGACGCGGGAAGCGCTTGGCTAAGAAGACGTCAAGACTCTTCCACCGGGCAGCAGGTTCAAATTCTTCCTCGAACAGCCATAACGACGATGCCCTTGCGCATGCCCCTCCCTCGGCTGCGAGCAACCTGCCGATTCCGCTGGCTGGGCGGCAGTCTtcgttctcgtcgtccgcaTCGTCAAACGAGACCGGAGCTTCCCGCAAATGGGGCAGCCTGGCCCGTGTGCACTCGCGCGAGTCGCCCATTCATCGCTCCTCGGGCGAGTCCTCGCAACCCTCGTCTTGGCAGTACCACTCGACCACGACGGTTAGACgcgcatcgtcgtcgacgaaTGAAGACTCGACACACGGAATGAACATTCAGACCCTGCGGCCGCGTGAGAGCTCAGGCCAGCTCAGCCAGTTCAGCACCTCGGCTCCTCAAACCGCACGGCCTCTTATGCTCCAGCCGCCTCCGAACGCCCGGTCACAGGCCGCTGGTGGACGAGGCTGGTTCTCCAATCTGCTAGGCAGTGGCGAACAGACCGGGTCGCCGCAACAACAGGATGTGACAGCAacccctccatctcctttGCGCAAGGGCCCCGGTTTCCTTACGGGCGCATTTGCCGCCGTTCGGAATAAGGCTGCCAACGGTCTTAGAACGCTCGTCGACTCGGAGGCCCAGCCCGACCACTGCCAAGAGGCCATGTGGGTCATGGGTGTTGCGCATCCCGGTTGGACGCCAGTTTCCGACGACCCCTTCTACAGCGACTCTCATGCTTCGGGTGAGCTCTCGTCACCGTGGGCCGCGCGCCTAAAGGAAGGCAGCGGCACATTGTCCACCCCGCCAACCAAACTTAGCACCATTTTCGGCTCTAGCTTCAACATCGCAGCGCAGGCCGAAGGTCCGTCCACCCCATCCCCCGATGCAGCAGCCCGGTATcgcaaggacaaggcgaaggagaaggacatGCTCAAATGGCCTGAACAAT TTTACGACGATTTCCGCTCACGAGTGTGGTGCACGTATCGCTCTAACTACGCGCCCATCTTGCCGTTCCAGAAGCACACATTGCTGCCGACACCAAGAGCGTACTACGGAGCCTTCTCAATTTCCGATCATTCGCTCCCGAGTCCTCCATCAAACTTACCGGcagctggacgaggaggctggcTGCGGGGCGAGACGTATTACACGTCAGACTCAGGATGGGGTTGCATGCTGCGCACAGGACAAAGCATGTTGGCCAACGCACTCATCCACGTCCATCTTGGCCGCGGTTGGCGCCTGCCGCAGGAGCGGCCAAAGCTACATCCTGAGACACCGCTCGAactggccgagctcgaggcgtACGCAACCCATGTGCGCATTCTCTCCTGGTTCCTTGACGACCCATCGCCCCTGTGCCCATTTAGTGTGCACCGCATGGCGATGATCGGCAAGGAGCTTGGTAAGGAAGTGGGACAGTGGTTTGGCCCAAGCACAGCGGCTGGTGCGTTAAAGTCCCTCGCCAACTCGTTCCCGATCTGCGGCCTGAGCGTCGTGTCGGCCCAAGACGGTATCATATACAAGTCGGACGTGTACGCTGCATCGAACGCAACCACGGACGGCTGGGAGCCTGTATCTCCGCGAAAGGCCAGACCCACTTCGGTTCACCGCTCGTCATGGGGCAACCAAGCCGTGCTCATTCTGGTGGCCACTCGCTTGGGCCTCGACAACGTCAATCCTGTCTACTACGATTCAGTGAAGAGCATGTTCACCTGGCCTCAGAGCGTTGGCATTGCTGGCGGTCGTCCCGACTCGTCGTACTATTTCGTGGCGTCGCAGGCCAACCACTTGTTCTATCTCGACCCCCATTACACTCGGCCAGCGGTTCCCCCTCGCGTCCCACCATTGTCAGCAGCCACGAGCGAGCCGATCCGGCGCGACTCGTGGTCGGATCCACCTcttgaggaagacgaggacaaCGAAGCCGAGGGCGCACCTCAGTCACCCACTCTCAGCTCCAAGTCTGGACATTCTATCCctgtcgtcggcgtggtggatgtggatAGAGTCGAGGAGTCGCCTGCTCGCATCAAGCGCTCCAGGCGCCTCACGCCTATGCAGCAGCCGCTGAGGATAGATCCTCAGACGCCACCGCGGACAACCAacccaccctcgccgactACGCCAACACTCAGCGCACCTCGACACTCGGGCTCGGTGCATGCGTCACCAGCGCCCTCGCGACAAGCTGCGCACAGCTCTATCCCCAGCTCCGTGGCATCGTCATTGCGCGCCCGACTTCCTGTCGACCCACAAACGCAGTGGTATGCCAGTGCGTACTCAGAGGACAAGCTCAGAACGTTCCACTGCGATCGCGTCAAGAAGCTGCCCCTGTCTGGCCTCGATCCCAGCATGCTCCTCGGTTTCCTTGTGCAGTCTGAGGTTGAGTTTGATGACTTCTGTGACCGTGTTGCGAAG TTGCCACAGAAGATCTTCGCCGTGCAGGACGAGCTCCAGGCGTGgagtgacgacgaggatggcgccCTCGAGAGCGTGTCAGAGGGCATCTCGGGCACCGAGATGGActccgacgacgaggaccaCGAAGACGTTGCCAACGTCTCGGAGGTGCTCTCGGAAGGTGGGGTTGAGATCGACGAGTTCGGACGTGTGGGTCCCACGTCGGCACGAAGCGCGACGTTCCCGTCCCTGCCAGCGTGGACGGCGCGGGGCAGGGTAACCGGCGCCGCagccctcggcggcgacagcACGCCCGACGCTTCGCCAGACACGACTCTCGATATGTCGATggaggacagcgacgacgaggcagaGCGTATCCCCACATTGACGGCGCGGCCATCATTGGCGACGATCCCACGGAAGCCGTCATACTCGTCCGACGTACCGACCGTCAAGGGCCACATGCGTGGTGCGTCGACGAGTGCAGTCCCGCGCCCTTCCCACTCTCGCGGTACCTCCATGTCTGTGAATGTCCTCGCGCACCGTCgcacggcgtcggcgcaACCATCCCCACACTCGCGCACTTCCAGCATGTccggctctggctctggtGGTTCGCGCTCTGGTTCGAGAGGTCATTCGCGGCGCGGCTCGTCGCCTCCACTACCCTTCGGCCCGTCGCCTGTAGTcacggcgcggcggcctccACCAATCTCCGTGCCCGACGGCAGCATGATCTTACCACCCCCCAGATCCGTCAGCTTGACCGCACCGACAAACACCAGGCGCGTTGAGTCTGTCGACACCTCGGGCATTCCTCGCGTTTTAGACCCCGATAACGGTGGCAGCACGGAGGAGCTCGTGGCGGTACGTCCGAGCTTGGAgttcggcgacgagacggagacCCTCGAGACGACTGGTGCCAAGACCCCagatgaggacgagagccCAATACGGTACGAGGAccgccaaagtcgacgGACCAGCGAGCGGGTCGAGATTGACTCTCCTCCTGTGTCGCGTCCAGAACCTCCGTTGTCTCCTCCAGATGCGCCAATGTCGCTGCCCCGCTCGCAGGCGCAAATCCTCCCGCGCTCACACACGCAGGAGACGGTCATGCCCCGCTCAGCGACTCAGGAGACTGTCAGGCAGCTGCCTCGCGGAGCGAGCCAGCGCTTCTACgacgaggagtgggaggaggatgagagagaTGAGGGCAGCGATTGGGACGTCAGCCCCAGCAAGAagggcgcgctcgacaccGTGCGCGAGAAGTAA
- a CDS encoding uncharacterized protein (Glycosyl hydrolase catalytic core) has translation MKAGVSWPVQEETSDPLAAFFQPGSKLTWHYNWNKRWDSQLLPHTSPNLQLNAEFVPMIFAPPYLNNGVQVQDDWQLMLGYNEPDHANPAVAVQTSPADCAAAWVELAKLRTPGKRLASPAVAADLNWLKEFFSYLPPGTQPDVLAVHIYTTTFDSLRVQLEEYHRKFGLPIILTEFAMTSFDPNVSPPQNMQQVHDFMGQATKWLDETPWIERYAWFGTVRNSFNLHGVHEFNRLMDAQGNVTALGQQYINGGHD, from the exons ATGAAA GCAGGCGTCAGTTGGCCCGTTCAAGAAGAGACTAGTGATCCTCTCGCAGCCTTCTTTCAGCCCGGTTCC aaACTCACGTGGCACTACAACTGGAACAAGCGGTGGGACAGCCAACTCCTCCCTCACACGTCGCCAAACCTGCAGCTCAATGCAGAGTTTGTTCCCATGAT CTTCGCACCACCATATCTCAACAATGGCGTCCAAGTGCAGGACGACTGGCAGCTAATGCTGGGTTACAATGAACCAG atcaTGCCAATCCCGCTGTCGCAGTGCAGACCTCACCTGCTGACTGTGCTGCTGC CTGGGTTGAGCTCGCAAAGCTGCGGACACCTGGCAAGCGGCTTGCCTCACCTGCCGTAGCAGCCGACCTCAACTGGCTCAAG GAGTTCTTCTCCTATCTTCCGCCGGGCACCCAGCCAGACGTCCTTGCGGTACATATCTACACAACCACTTTTGATTCTCTGCGTGTCCAACTGGAGGAGTACCATCGCAAGTTTGGGCTGCCCATCATTCTCACGGAATTTGCGATGACG AGCTTTGACCCAAACGTTTCCCCTCCGCAGAACATGCAGCAGGTCCACGACTTCATGG GCCAGGCGACCAAGTGGCTGGACGAAACCCCGTGGATCGA ACGATACGCATGGTTTGGAACTGTGCGCAACAGTTTCAACCTACACGGCGTGCACGAGTTCAACCGCCTTATGGACGCGCAGGGGAACGTGACTGCTTT AGGTCAACAGTACATCAACGGCGGTCATGACTAG
- a CDS encoding uncharacterized protein (Glycosyl hydrolase catalytic core) — translation MPTHSPSPSPSPPRRVKRDAFPSLSDVKPKKRKGSKSKPGKAPPRAWTGEELDLLFTIALKRPTRANFEGKIEGRTGMQCLKTWENTLLPYLHKMAREKGARK, via the exons ATGCCGAcccactctccctctccttccccctccccacctcgccgagtcaagcgcgacgcctTCCCATCCCTCTCAGACGTTAAGcccaagaagcgcaagggcTCCAAATCGAAGCCAGGCAAAGCCCCACCCCGCGCATGGACCGGCGAAGAACTAgacctcctcttcaccaTTGCACTCAAGAGACCCACCCGCGCCAACTTTGAGGGCAAGATTGAAGGTCGGACGGGAATGCAGTGTCTCAAGACGTGGGA AAACACACTCCTGCCGTACCTGCACAAGATGGCGCGCGAGAAAGGGGCGAGGAAGTAG